In the Treponema sp. J25 genome, one interval contains:
- a CDS encoding ABC transporter permease, which produces MVNEFNQQVKPVSLWYDAWKRLQKNRLALLGLYVVLLYLFISLFAPILPLYGPNDQNLLHANLPPSFSPAGELALKKVETRIQQLETVLQRQDREDLKKELEYQKTELQLLRETVAHDPVHKRVYILGTDYLGRDMLARIIYGGRISIGIGIVGTITAVLIGIVIGAISGYAGGWVDNLLMRFVDVLYGLPYMLIVIILMSLVKDNENSIFILFIAIAMVSWLTIARVVRGQIISLKNSEFVEAARSMGASQGRIIFRHLLPNTLGVIIIFATLQMPSFIMNESFLSFLGLGVSAPAASWGTLVADGVKGMELYPWRLLFPAIAMTIFLFAMNFLGDGLRDALDPQSKNRT; this is translated from the coding sequence GTGGTCAATGAATTTAATCAACAGGTAAAACCCGTTTCCCTGTGGTACGATGCCTGGAAGCGACTACAAAAAAATCGTTTAGCCCTATTAGGGCTATATGTGGTGCTTTTATATCTCTTTATATCCCTTTTTGCACCAATCCTTCCGTTGTATGGCCCCAATGATCAAAATTTGTTGCATGCCAATTTACCCCCTTCTTTTTCCCCCGCTGGGGAACTGGCCCTTAAGAAAGTAGAGACTCGGATTCAACAACTGGAAACAGTTTTACAGCGTCAAGATCGGGAGGATCTTAAAAAAGAACTAGAATATCAAAAGACAGAACTCCAATTGTTGCGAGAAACGGTAGCTCATGATCCTGTGCATAAGCGGGTGTATATTTTAGGAACCGATTACTTGGGCCGCGATATGCTTGCCCGTATTATTTACGGCGGACGGATCTCGATCGGGATCGGTATTGTGGGAACCATTACGGCGGTACTTATTGGTATTGTGATTGGAGCAATTTCTGGATATGCCGGCGGCTGGGTCGATAATCTCCTTATGCGTTTTGTGGATGTTCTCTATGGGCTTCCGTATATGCTTATTGTCATTATTTTAATGTCCCTGGTTAAGGACAATGAGAATTCCATTTTTATTCTCTTTATTGCTATTGCAATGGTTTCATGGCTTACCATCGCCCGGGTGGTACGGGGGCAAATTATCAGTTTAAAGAATTCCGAATTTGTGGAAGCCGCCCGTTCTATGGGGGCAAGCCAGGGGCGGATCATCTTCAGGCACCTGTTACCGAATACCTTGGGGGTCATTATTATCTTTGCTACCCTTCAGATGCCCAGTTTTATCATGAATGAGTCCTTCCTTTCTTTCCTGGGGCTTGGTGTTTCTGCTCCGGCGGCTTCCTGGGGAACCCTCGTAGCCGATGGCGTAAAAGGCATGGAACTGTATCCGTGGCGACTTTTGTTCCCTGCTATTGCGATGACCATATTTCTTTTTGCGATGAACTTTTTGGGTGATGGACTTAGAGACGCCCTGGATCCCCAGAGCAAGAACCGGACCTGA